The Methanohalophilus portucalensis DNA window AGACGATCACAGATGAAACTGTTCTCGTCTCGATACAGCATGCCAATCAGGAAATAGGTACGCTGCAGGATCTGGAAAGCATTTCAAGCATATGCAAGGAGAAAGGAGTACTTCTGCATACAGATGCCACCCATAGTTTCACACGCGTTCCAATAGATGTACAAAAAATTCCTGTGGACCTGATAACGATTGCATCGCATACCATACATGGCCCCCGGGGTATTGGAAGTCTCTACATACGCAAAGACACACCTATCAACAAATGGATGGACGGCGGATTCCAGGAATTCAATCTCAGGGCAGGTCTTGAAAACATACCCGCATCTGTAGGGTTTGCAAAGGCAGTCGAACTTGTGACAGAAGAGGAAAACAGACAGATCAAAGCGCTGAGAGACCATCTTATAGAGAGAATATCCAGTGAAATCACGGATGTAATATTAAATGGAAGTAAGGAACACAGGAGTCCACATAATGCCAACATAACGTTCCATTATGTAGAAGGTGAATCACTTACCCTCCATCTAGATATGCGTGGATTTGCGGTCAGCACGGGTTCTGCGTGTTTTAGCCGCTCCCTTGAAGCAAGTCACGTTATACTGGGCATAGGTGGAGACCATGAAAGGGCCCATGGATCATTGCGCTTTACCTTCAGTCGTTACAATACCCTTGAGGAAACCGATGCCATTGTGGATGCGATTAAGGAAATAGTTGCTCAATTAAGAGAGATTAGTCCATTGTACGAGAAAAAGTGAGGTGTTTAATGTGAAATTCCCTTACAGTGAAAAAGTTCTTGATCACTTTAAAAACCCCCGAAATGTGGGTAAAATAGAAAATCCGGATGGCAAGGGGCTGGAAGGAAGTCCGGCATGTGGTGACATGGTGGCAGTATACCTGAATGTCAATCCCGAAACCCTGGTGATAGAGGATATAAGATTTGAATCCTATGGATGTGCATCCAATATCGCTACAGCTTCCATAATTACCGAAATGGCCAAGGGAAAGACCCTGGATGAGGCTAAAAATATCTCATGGAAGCAGGCCACCGAAGAACTAGGAGGGCTGCCCACCGTAAAAGCACACTGTTCAGTACTGGCTGTGGAAGGTTTGAGGGCAGCAATACGGGATTATGAAGAAAAGCATGGCCTTGTGAGCGAGAAAGAAACTACTACTGAAGAAGTCGTCAGAAGACGCCTGAAACATGTCATGAATCCCATGGCAGGGTTGGATATCATCAGGACAGAACTTGTGACAAAGATAGAGATCAATGAGGGTTCTGTGAGAATACTTATAGACCTTCCTTCAGATCACCAGTTCGCATCGGCTATTAAAGAGGATATTCTGGAGAAAGTAAAGTCACTCTGGGATATCGAAGAAGTGAATGTCGTTTTCACAGAATAATTACAGAAGAGGAGGAATATAATATTACAATCGATATCCTGGGAATCTGTGCAAGCCCCAGAAAGGCAGGCAATACTGACGTATTGCTGGATGAGGTAATGGAAGGAGCAAAAAGTAACGGTGCTACAGCCGAGATAGCACATCTGCGGGATTACAGTATCGAGTCCTGTGTGGGATGCGAAAGATGTCGCCAGGATAAGACCTGTACCCGCTTCCATGACGGGATGAATTTACTTTATCCGAAGATCGAAGAAGCAAAGGGTCTGGTTCTTGGCTCCCCTACCTACAATTACAACGTTACCTCCCTTATGAAAACCTTCATAGACCGCCTCTATCCTTACTACAATTTCACAGATGACAGGCCACGTGAGTATTCCAGCCGGCTGGCAGGACAGGGAAGACGTGCCTGCGTTTTCACCATTGGAGAGCAACCTATCATAGAAGATATCGGGTTCAGCCTGGAAGCCATGAGTTATCCCCTGGAAGCCCTGGGATACACAGTGGATAAGGCGATGCCTGTGCTTAACCAGTTTGACAGAGGAATTATCAAAAAGGATGAAGCAGCGCTTAAAAATGCTTTCGAAATGGGCGAGGAACTTGCAGGGAAATTAAAGTGAAGTATGGCCTATTGGATTGATAACTAAAATACATTTGTTATTGAAGAATACAGGCACAATTAATCAGTACTGTTTGATATAGAATTTACATAATCTATGTAGGTAACACTTATTGCCACATCAGCTCCTCTATATTTCATGAAAGAAAGCAACGAAAATGTCAAAGTACTTTTCATTTGTGTACACAACAGTGCAAGAAGCCAGATAGCAGAAGAATACCTGAAAAGACTTGGAGAAGGCAAGTTCGAAGCTGAGAGTGCGGGTTTTGAGCCCGAACAGATTAATCCACTAATCCTTGAAGTAATGAAGGAGGATGGATTCGACCTTACAAATAAAAAGACCCAGGATGCATGGGATCTCTTCCGGGCGGGTAAATTTTTCCATTTTGTAATCACTGTTTGCAACAGAGAGCACGAGGAGAGATGTCCCATATATCCAAAACCCTTTGCAAAATTATACTGGCCATTCCCGGAACCTGAAAATTTCACAGGCACACATGAAGAAAAGCTGGAACAAATGAGAAATTTGAGAGATGCAATAAAAAAGAGAGTGGAACAATTCGTAGAAGAAACAAGTGGATTTTCACAAGGACAAAAATAATTCAATTCCGGAATACCTTTTAAGTGGAGGGCATAAATCACTCCACATAATGCTTTTTGTTTTTTACTCACATAAGGATAAACTATATAAGAAACCTTTATCACAGCAATAGCAATAATCATTTTAATAAAGATGCACCACTGAGTGTATCGTCTTTATTTTACAATTATTGAGGAGAAAAAATGGTATCAAAAGAAGTACCTTTTACTAAAGAAAAAGTACAGGAGATCTCGGAAAAATATCCCACTCCTTTCCATCTCTATGATGAGAAAGGCATACTGGAAAATGTGGAAAAACTTAAAGAAGCCTTCGGGATTCTGGAAGGTTTTCAGGAATACTACGCTGTAAAAGCCCTCCCCAATCCTTATATACTCAAAATCCTGAAAAATCAGGGATTCGGTGCCGATTGCAGTTCCCTCCCCGAACTTGTACTTGCTGAAAAAGCGGGTATTGTTGGCGAAAATATTATGTTCAGCTCCAACGATACACCAGCAGAAGAGTTCGTCAAAGCAAAAGAACTGGGCGCTATAATCAATCTTGACGACATAAGCCATATCGATTACCTTGAAAAACATGCAGGCCTGCCTGAAATGATATGTTTCCGCTATAATCCCGGTGCATTAAAAAAAGGTAACAAGTTCATAGGCAATCCAGAAGATGCAAAATACGGTTTTACCCGGGAACAGCTCTTTGAAGGATATAAAAAACTGGCCGATAAAGGGGTCAAGAGATTCGGTATCCACACAATGGTAGCATCCAATGAACTGGACCCTACCTATTTCATAGAAACTGCCAGGATTCTCTTTGAAGTTATCGCCGATATTTCAAAGGAACTCGGTATCAAATTCGAATTCGCAAATCTGGGAGGCGGTATAGGAATACCCTACGAGCCAGACCAGGAGCCAGTCCCCTATGATGTTATAGCAAAGGGTGTTAAGGAAGAATATGATAAAATAATTTCCGCAAACGGCCTTGACCCCCTCAAGATCTACCTTGAATGCGGGAGAGTAATCACCGGACCCTATGGATACCTTATCAGTAAAGTACGCCATCTCAAGCATACCTACAAGGATTTTGTAGGAATGGATGCCACAATGGCAAACCTTATGAGGCCGGGCGTTTACGGCGCTTACCACCATATAACTGTACCTGGCAAGGAAAACCAGCCTCATGACCATACATATGATGTGACAGGCTCTCTTTGCGAAAACAATGACAAATTCGCCATAGACAGGAAACTGCCTGAAATCGAAATTGGTGACATCCTGGCAATGCATGATGCCGGAGCACACGGCCATGCAATGGGATTCAATTATAATGGAAAATTACGCTCTGCTGAAATTTTGCTCAGGGAAGATGGCAGTGCTGTACAAATCAGAAGAGCAGAAACCATGGAAGACTATTTTGCCACACTGGATTTTGAAGGTCTTGAGAATTTTAAATGAAATGGCCTGAAAAAACAAATATAATCGGGTATAAACCCGATTATTTATTATACCACCGTGAAGGCAGCTCATATCCCAGATTGAGATCGTATTCCTTTGGCAGGAAGAATTTCGTTCCCCTGTTGTCCAGAGCCTCTTCAAAGCCCGGATCTATGGAATCAAGTTTCAGTTTGGTTGTCTTTGCCTCTGAAGATTTACCTATCCTATAAAGGGCAAACCGCTTATTATAAAGTACAGAAGGATTGTTCGGATCAATCGAAAGGGCTTGATCATAGCATTCGATTGCCTCATCGACATTACCCATCATGTTATTGGCAAATCCTTTGTTGTACCATGCAGTAATGCAATTAGGTTTCACCTCAAGTAGACGATCATAATATTTTATTGAGCCTGCATAGCTACTCAACAGGTACTTGACAGTAGCCTTGTGATAGAGAGCATCAGCGTTGTTGGGCTGGAGCGTTAGAATCTGGTCATATACAACATCGGCTTTATTGTACTCCCCAAGAAGGTATAGATTAAACCCTTTATGCTCCATTGCAGCAACATGCTGTGGATTAACGGCAAGTAACTGTTCATAGCATTCAATTGCTTTCTGGTATTGTCCGATATTTTCAAAAGCCAGCCCCTTATTAAACAATGCATCCTGATTTTCGGGGTCAGAATCCAGAATTTCATCATAAACAACTATTGCATCACTGAAACGGCCCATCTTTTCAAGGTTGTCAGATTTGAGATACAAAGCATCCTGATCAGAGGGGTGATTATTAATGACAGTATCGATTGCATTCAGGGATACATCATACATCCTTGCTTTGTGTGCAGATTGGGCCAGCAGATACCATGTGTCCATATCTTTTGGCTCCAAACTGAGATATTTCTGGTAAGCATTGGCTGCATTCCTGAAACTTCCAATTTTGTCGTATATCAAACCCCTGTTATACAGAGCATCCTTATTATCCGGATCATTCTCTACCACTCTTCCATAAGCATACAGTGCAGTCTGGAGGTCATCTGCCTTTTGTGATACTATTGCGTATTTATGCCACAATTTTACAGAATCAGGATTAACTGAAAGAGCCTGTTTAAACGCATCTGAAGAATCGTCCCATTGATTGTATTTTTTGAAAAGATCCCCTTTACCTTCCCACGCAGCTGCATAATCAGGTGCTACCATTGTAGCCATTTCAAATGAAGAAAGGGATTTATTCGTATTATTTACGGCTGACATTGTCATGGCGCGTGAATACCATAGGTATTCGGGAGCTGGCAGCTTACCATCTTCAATAGACGTAAGGGGGTTGACGGACACATCTGTCCCACTTCCCATGAAAGCCAGGTCAAAGCCGTTACTCTTCAGGAAATCAAGGAACGGGGAATTGCCTGCATAATGAAAATTATTCCTATGATCAGATTCTTTTTGATTGGATTCTAATAGCTTACTCTGATCAGTCCTTAGTTGATAACTAGCTGCTGAGTGACCAGGATTCAGTTCAAGGACTTTTTCATAAGAAGTGATAGCTTCATCATATCTTCCAAGTTCATCCAGAACGGCCCCTCTCTCATACCACACCTGTGCTGAGGATGGCTCAAGTTCACAGACTTTATCATAGGCCTCTAAAGATTGCTCATATTTACCAAGTATTTTCAGGTCAACAGCCATTTCATACCAGGCAAGGGTATAGTTCTCATCCCTTTCTGTGGCCTCCTCATAGCTCTTTACCGCTTTTCCATACTCGCCTATCCTGTCTAACAATACCGCCTGTTCATACCATACAGCAGGAGCGTTCGGTTCAAGATCAAGGGCTTCTTCATAGCTATCGATAGCTTCGGAAAAATCACCATTATCTTTCAGAATAGTGGCTTTTCGGTACCATACAACTGCATGAGGTTCGGTATCAAGTACGTCATTATAGCATTCAAGTGCATCCTCATATTTTTCCAGCCTGTAGAATGCTTCACCTTTATTGAACAGTATCTGGGCAGACTCTGAATCAAACTGTGGTGTTTCATAAAAAACCTCATGGGAATCGGTTTCAATTATAATTGAGGGTGCCTCTGAAACACGTCCGATGCCACGTGCATGATCAGGATTTAATTTCAGTGCCTGGTCATAACATTCAATCGACTCCTCATACCTACCCATTTTATCCAGTAATTGTCCCTTCAGGTTCCATAGTGTCTTATTTTCCGGATCGTATTTCAGTGCCTGGTTGTAACAGGTAAGTGCATAATTATTCTGACCCAGCTCTTCAAGACTGCGAGCTTTGTATCTCCATGAATCCACATTGTATGGCTGTATCTCAAGCACCCTTTCATAA harbors:
- a CDS encoding iron-sulfur cluster assembly scaffold protein; the encoded protein is MKFPYSEKVLDHFKNPRNVGKIENPDGKGLEGSPACGDMVAVYLNVNPETLVIEDIRFESYGCASNIATASIITEMAKGKTLDEAKNISWKQATEELGGLPTVKAHCSVLAVEGLRAAIRDYEEKHGLVSEKETTTEEVVRRRLKHVMNPMAGLDIIRTELVTKIEINEGSVRILIDLPSDHQFASAIKEDILEKVKSLWDIEEVNVVFTE
- a CDS encoding cysteine desulfurase family protein, with translation MEDKTAYFDNSASTRLDERVFEAMKPYYFDTYAVATSEFAYSMGIDAKEALEEARSTIADSLNASPGEIVFTSGSTESSNMAIKGVTSALKKKGKHLIVSKIEDFPVLNTAKALEKQGFEIDFIEVDGSGRLNTEQLAETITDETVLVSIQHANQEIGTLQDLESISSICKEKGVLLHTDATHSFTRVPIDVQKIPVDLITIASHTIHGPRGIGSLYIRKDTPINKWMDGGFQEFNLRAGLENIPASVGFAKAVELVTEEENRQIKALRDHLIERISSEITDVILNGSKEHRSPHNANITFHYVEGESLTLHLDMRGFAVSTGSACFSRSLEASHVILGIGGDHERAHGSLRFTFSRYNTLEETDAIVDAIKEIVAQLREISPLYEKK
- the lysA gene encoding diaminopimelate decarboxylase, encoding MVSKEVPFTKEKVQEISEKYPTPFHLYDEKGILENVEKLKEAFGILEGFQEYYAVKALPNPYILKILKNQGFGADCSSLPELVLAEKAGIVGENIMFSSNDTPAEEFVKAKELGAIINLDDISHIDYLEKHAGLPEMICFRYNPGALKKGNKFIGNPEDAKYGFTREQLFEGYKKLADKGVKRFGIHTMVASNELDPTYFIETARILFEVIADISKELGIKFEFANLGGGIGIPYEPDQEPVPYDVIAKGVKEEYDKIISANGLDPLKIYLECGRVITGPYGYLISKVRHLKHTYKDFVGMDATMANLMRPGVYGAYHHITVPGKENQPHDHTYDVTGSLCENNDKFAIDRKLPEIEIGDILAMHDAGAHGHAMGFNYNGKLRSAEILLREDGSAVQIRRAETMEDYFATLDFEGLENFK
- a CDS encoding flavodoxin family protein, translated to MCASPRKAGNTDVLLDEVMEGAKSNGATAEIAHLRDYSIESCVGCERCRQDKTCTRFHDGMNLLYPKIEEAKGLVLGSPTYNYNVTSLMKTFIDRLYPYYNFTDDRPREYSSRLAGQGRRACVFTIGEQPIIEDIGFSLEAMSYPLEALGYTVDKAMPVLNQFDRGIIKKDEAALKNAFEMGEELAGKLK
- a CDS encoding tetratricopeptide repeat protein, producing MNDDISLYSDEVNISQTNDSQYPYNDTYENISSFYLSGNYDKSLEVSKRVLDSNPNSTYALYMAGLSLENLARENEATKYYEKALLNLNDADQNITEMVDNPDLETLPILFLKGKLSHLEGNYNDSLTYQNAALSAYGYHSEDLYNKGLYHKNEGNYGDAIEHFQAALRINPSKTDSWTQLGECYEAMGEYQKAQDNYEKALQRDPNNSVLLLKYGLVAEKMDNHNLAIEYYERVLEIQPYNVDSWRYKARSLEELGQNNYALTCYNQALKYDPENKTLWNLKGQLLDKMGRYEESIECYDQALKLNPDHARGIGRVSEAPSIIIETDSHEVFYETPQFDSESAQILFNKGEAFYRLEKYEDALECYNDVLDTEPHAVVWYRKATILKDNGDFSEAIDSYEEALDLEPNAPAVWYEQAVLLDRIGEYGKAVKSYEEATERDENYTLAWYEMAVDLKILGKYEQSLEAYDKVCELEPSSAQVWYERGAVLDELGRYDEAITSYEKVLELNPGHSAASYQLRTDQSKLLESNQKESDHRNNFHYAGNSPFLDFLKSNGFDLAFMGSGTDVSVNPLTSIEDGKLPAPEYLWYSRAMTMSAVNNTNKSLSSFEMATMVAPDYAAAWEGKGDLFKKYNQWDDSSDAFKQALSVNPDSVKLWHKYAIVSQKADDLQTALYAYGRVVENDPDNKDALYNRGLIYDKIGSFRNAANAYQKYLSLEPKDMDTWYLLAQSAHKARMYDVSLNAIDTVINNHPSDQDALYLKSDNLEKMGRFSDAIVVYDEILDSDPENQDALFNKGLAFENIGQYQKAIECYEQLLAVNPQHVAAMEHKGFNLYLLGEYNKADVVYDQILTLQPNNADALYHKATVKYLLSSYAGSIKYYDRLLEVKPNCITAWYNKGFANNMMGNVDEAIECYDQALSIDPNNPSVLYNKRFALYRIGKSSEAKTTKLKLDSIDPGFEEALDNRGTKFFLPKEYDLNLGYELPSRWYNK
- a CDS encoding arsenate reductase ArsC, with the protein product MKESNENVKVLFICVHNSARSQIAEEYLKRLGEGKFEAESAGFEPEQINPLILEVMKEDGFDLTNKKTQDAWDLFRAGKFFHFVITVCNREHEERCPIYPKPFAKLYWPFPEPENFTGTHEEKLEQMRNLRDAIKKRVEQFVEETSGFSQGQK